The Alistipes sp. ZOR0009 genome contains the following window.
TGGTAGTACGACCTAAAATGGTCATCACCTTTGCATTCTTATTATAGTTTGCAGAATCTGCTGTGGCTAAATAACTTTTATTGTAGGCTTGAACTTTATTTTTTAAATAGGTACGACCTTCTTTTTCGTAATGCGTTCCACTTTCACTCTCAATAATATTTCCATCAGAAGTAATTACGCCACCTCCAAAAAAGTAAAAAATTTCATCTTTTAATTTGTAGTTAATAAATGGAGATTCGAGAGTCGTTCCATCTTTATTAACGATTTTAACAACACCTCCACTGCTTCTGATTTCTGCAATATCCGTTACCTTATTGATAACCATATCAGAAGCATACAAAATCATACCATCCTTTCTCAGGATCACATTTCCAATGAACCTAATTATATCTCCTTCCGAAGTTCCTGTATTACTAGTAATGGTAGCACTCCCTTTTACTGCTTTGGCATTGTCGAGAACCCCTACTCCATTTATAAATCGATAGTTATCACCAGAAACCGACCAATCTTGAGCAAAGATAGAACTCGCCTGAATCGTAAAGAGAATAAACAATAATTTGGAAAGTAACTTCATCTACTACTTTTTAAACCAACCTTTTCTTTCAAAAACACAGTTTCCAAACGAAGGGTCAATTTTGATATACATGGATTGAATTTTTTCAGTTAACCATTGATCAAAATATCTTCGTTGCTTTTCTTGTAATGCGATATCCTGCAAAAGTTTAAAATCATCTTTTAAGTTCGCAACGTGTGAAGGAATGAACTTTTCAATTTTCATAATTTTCACAATCGACTGTCCTGCCTCATCAATAGATTCGTAGGGGTCTGATATCTGGCCTTCTTTCAAGTTGCTAATTGCAAAATAATCTGCTTTGTTAATAAAATCTTTGTCAAACTTTGTTGAATTATAGTTTGTGTTGGATTGCACAGGAACTTGATTAACAACTAGTCCTCCACTTAAACGAGTATTTTTGTCTTCCGAAAAACGTAGGGCTGCCAAATCGAATTTGATAGAATCCTGACGGATTAGACGAGCAATACTATCCAGCTTGTTTTTTACTTTTAGATGATCTTCTGCTGAAAATTCAGGTTTAATCAGAATGTGACGCGCGTTGAATAAATCACCACGACGCTCTACCATTTGGATAATATGAAAGCCATACTCCGTTTCTACGATGTTGGATACTTGACCTTCCTTCAAATTAGAGCAGGCATCTGCAAATGGCTTAACATAATTCTTAGCAGATGCGAGGCCTAATTCTCCTCCTCTTTTGGCTGATTCAATATCTTGAGAATATAGAATAGCTAAATTTGCAAATTTTTCCCCTTTAAGTACACGCTCACGAATGGAAAGAAGCTTCTGACGTGCTTCCAACTTGGCATCACCACTTGCTGGAGGATAAAGAACTATTTGACGGAATACGTACTGATCGGGTAATAGTGGTAGGCTATCTTTGGGGCGGGCACTAAAGTACTTCTGTACATCACTTGGAGTAATGGTTACTTTTTCGTTGATTGTACCCTGCATCTGGTTCGCCAAATATTGATCTTTGATAGTTTCTCTCAGCTCCTGTTTAATTTGAAATGATGTTTTTTTATACATCTCTTCTACGGCTTTCATGGAGCCCAACGTTGCAACCATACGATCTAAACGATCTTCTAAAGCACCTTCAACGCCCATTGAGTTGATTTTAAGGCTATCTAACCGAGCTTGATTTAGGAGCAGCTTCTCAGTAAGCATTTGCTCCAATATGATGCACTTAGGGTCACCAGAAGTTGGCATTTCTCCACTTTGTTTCATCATAAGTAAGCGTTGCTCAATATCGGAGGCAAGAATAATGTCTTTTCCAACAATTGCTACAACATAGTCAATTGCACCTTTTTGTTGGGCAAACGACATCAACCCGGTAGCCACAAAAAGTAACGTAAATAGTACTTTAGAAAGCCTTTGCATATAGAATTTTATTTATTGTCAATGTAAACTCGTACTTTTTCATTCTTCTTTGCGTCTTCAAAAATATTCTTTTCGAAGTTTTGAATCAATTCTTGTCGACGTTTATTTAGAATGATATTTTTGATGGACTCTCGCTCAAACTCAAAGGGTGATATTGCACCTTTCATTTTATACTGTCGCACTGAAACAAAGTAGGTGTAGGTTGAATCTTTCTGCTCGAAGTTAGGATTCTTTACCAAAAATTCATCGGCATTGTCGGGTTTTACAGGCAGTTCTCCCAATATCTCGTTAAAATACACCCAACTATCGTTGAAATAATCAAAATTTTCGGCAGCCTGTTTACCTAAATTTTCTAACGCTCTCATATTTGACTCCCCACTTTGCTTATAGAGATCACGAAACTTTCCAATATAGGGAGAGTTTGATTTTACTTTAATATATAAAGCGCGGACAATAGATGCTGGAAGTATAAACGTTTGAGAATTTTGGTTGTACACCTTTTGCATTTCCTCTTTGGTGATATTGGTGTCCAAATTCTGACTCAAAAACTGCTGTTCATAAAGATTTATAAGCAATGTTGTACGGTAGTCTTCGAGTTGCTGAGTTAAATCCTTATCAGACGTGGATAGGTTATCCTCGGCAATATGCAGCAATATTTGCTTCCGTGACCAGCTTTCAATGTAGCTTCTAAGCAGCACTAAGCTGTCTGCAGGCTTAATTCCTGCAGGGAAAATACTTTTTATTTGCGATAGATATAACTTGTTACCATACACTTCGGCGACTGGTTCTTCCTGTGCATCTTTAAAATACGAGCAAGAGACAAAAATCAGACCTAATGCTGCAACTATAATGGTTTTCCTCATTTTCAGTATTAATCGTAATGAACGACGGTTTACAAAAATAGGCAAATAGCCGATTTTATTGCAATGATAACGCGTTTCAAAGTCAATTTATTGGAGAAATGATGAAAATATTTTTCAACAATTGAATGCTAATCATCAAATCCTCTTAATTACCATCTAGTTACAATGAAAAAGAGGATGACTAACTGCTGTTAGAGCATCCTCCTAAATATGCTTGTTACAAATTATCTGCTATAATTTGGTGCTTCGCGAGTTATTTGAACATCGTGAGGATGGCTTTCGTTTATTCCAGAATTGGTAATACGAATGAAACGAGCATTTTTAAGATCGGTAATATTAGGAGCTCCGCAGTACCCCATACCTGCCCGTAATCCACCAATCATTTGGTAGAGCACTTCTGCCAAATTCCCCTTAAATGGAACTCTAGCTACGATCCCCTCTGGAACCAACTTTTTAACATCCTCTTCTACATCTTGAAAGTAGCGATCTTTTGAACCTTGCTGCATTGCATCAAGCGATCCCATTCCCCGATATGACTTAAACTTGCGACCATTATAGATAATGGTTTCTCCTGGCGACTCTTCAACACCAGCAAACATAGATCCAGCCATTATTGTATCTGCTCCTGCAGCCAGTGCTTTTACAATATCTCCAGAATAACGGATCCCTCCATCTGCAATAATTGGAACTCCAGTATCCTTTATTGCTGCATATACATCCCAAATTGCTTCCAACTGAGGAACTCCAACACCTGCGATTACGCGGGTGGTACAGATTGAGCCAGGTCCAATACCAACTTTAACGGCATCAGCACCCGCATCTACCAACATACGAGCGGCTTCTCCTGTTGCAATATTTCCAATAACGACTTCTAGCGTTGGATAACTTTTTTTCACCAACTTAAGAAGGTCAACAACACCTTTAGAGTGCCCATGAGCGGTATCAATGACGATAGCATCTACATTTGCCTCCACTAGAGCTTTTATTCTAGCCATAGAATCTGGCGTAACCCCAACTCCAGCTGCCGCTCTTAGGCGTCCTTTTGAATCCTTACAAGCATTTGGATTGTCCTTTATCTTTGTAATATCTTTGAAAGTGAGAAGGCCTACAAGCTTATTATCCTTGTCAACAACAGGTAGTTTCTCTATCTTATTCTTTTTTAGGATATCTGTAGCCTTATCCAACTCCGACGACATTGTTGTTATGATATTTTCAGAAGTCATAACTTCATGTACCGGACGAGACATGTCTTCCTGAAAACGCAAATCGCGATTGGTAACAATTCCCACAAGAACATTGTTGTCATCGACTACGGGAATTCCTCCAATTTTATTTTCCTTCATCAGCTGAAGCGCATCGCCAACAGTCCCCGAAAAATGTAGCGTTATAGGATCGTAAATCATCCCATTTTCGGCACGTTTTACCTTACGAACTTGAGCAGCTTGTGCTTCTATTGACATATTCTTATGAATCACCCCAATACCGCCTTCGCGTGCAATAGCAATTGCCAAATCGGCCTCCGTAACGGTATCCATTGCGGCAGATACAATAGGAGCGTTTAACTTAATGTTGCGGGTAAAACGGGTTGAAATGTCAACGTTGCGTGGTAAAACTTCAGAATAGGCTGGTACTAAGAGTACATCATCGAAAGTTAATCCTTCGGTTACGAGCTTTTCAGTAATGAACGACATCTGGAAGTATTTTTTAAAATTGAGCAAAATTAGCAATTTTATTTATCTCTATTACCCGAAATCGATATAGTTTACATTTTTTATTAAACTATGGGACTTTGCATTGAATCTATCAATACATTTTACCTGTTTGCCTTTCAATATGATAGTTTATGTAGTTGAATAAATTGCAGATTGTCTCATTAACATTTGCGTACTGTTTTCAGTAAAACCCATTCCGCCTTATTGCGACATGGTCTATTCTACTGTTTAGTTAGGTATGCGCTAATGCGAAGTCTGTCTTTGAATAAATTCTATATTTGTAGTTGGGACAACAACACTTCCAATGGATCTTTTTCATCAAATACTCAAAAAACATTACGGTTATAGCCAGTTTCGTCCATTGCAACTCGACATCATACAGTCGGTTTACGAAGGACACGACACGCTTGCTTTAATGCCTACAGGCGGAGGTAAATCTATAACCTTTCAAATTCCTGCTTTAGCAATGGGAGGCACTTGCTTGGTTGTTTCTCCTCTTATTGCGCTGATGAAGGATCAGGTGGAAAATTTAAAGAAGAAAAGTATTAGCGCTATTGCCATTCACTCAGGTCTTACAGGCAGAGAAATAGATATAGCATTAGATAATGTTGCATACGGCAATGTCAAGTTTCTTTACCTTTCGCCAGAGCGAGTTGGAACAGATCTTTTTCTGGCCCGTCTTCAAAACATGACCATTAGCATGATTGCTGTAGATGAAGCTCACTGTATTTCACAGTGGGGTTACGATTTTCGTCCATCCTACTTAGAGATAGCAGAGCTACGCAAGCGGCTACCTGGAGTTCCTGTGCTCGCTGTAACAGCAACGGCAACACCAGAAGTTGCTGCTGATATACAAGAAAAATTATGCTTCAAAGATGGTCGGCTATTTCAATCCAGTTTTGAGCGATCTAATCTTGCTTATGTGGTGCGTACTTGCGACGATAAGGAGCAGCAGCTGATTAAAATTGCGAATAATGTAAAGGGCTCTGGAGTAGTTTATGTTAGAAATCGTAACAAAACAAAGGAAATTGCAACAGCACTGGCCAAAGCTGGCATTTCCGCAGA
Protein-coding sequences here:
- the guaB gene encoding IMP dehydrogenase produces the protein MSFITEKLVTEGLTFDDVLLVPAYSEVLPRNVDISTRFTRNIKLNAPIVSAAMDTVTEADLAIAIAREGGIGVIHKNMSIEAQAAQVRKVKRAENGMIYDPITLHFSGTVGDALQLMKENKIGGIPVVDDNNVLVGIVTNRDLRFQEDMSRPVHEVMTSENIITTMSSELDKATDILKKNKIEKLPVVDKDNKLVGLLTFKDITKIKDNPNACKDSKGRLRAAAGVGVTPDSMARIKALVEANVDAIVIDTAHGHSKGVVDLLKLVKKSYPTLEVVIGNIATGEAARMLVDAGADAVKVGIGPGSICTTRVIAGVGVPQLEAIWDVYAAIKDTGVPIIADGGIRYSGDIVKALAAGADTIMAGSMFAGVEESPGETIIYNGRKFKSYRGMGSLDAMQQGSKDRYFQDVEEDVKKLVPEGIVARVPFKGNLAEVLYQMIGGLRAGMGYCGAPNITDLKNARFIRITNSGINESHPHDVQITREAPNYSR
- a CDS encoding peptidylprolyl isomerase, coding for MQRLSKVLFTLLFVATGLMSFAQQKGAIDYVVAIVGKDIILASDIEQRLLMMKQSGEMPTSGDPKCIILEQMLTEKLLLNQARLDSLKINSMGVEGALEDRLDRMVATLGSMKAVEEMYKKTSFQIKQELRETIKDQYLANQMQGTINEKVTITPSDVQKYFSARPKDSLPLLPDQYVFRQIVLYPPASGDAKLEARQKLLSIRERVLKGEKFANLAILYSQDIESAKRGGELGLASAKNYVKPFADACSNLKEGQVSNIVETEYGFHIIQMVERRGDLFNARHILIKPEFSAEDHLKVKNKLDSIARLIRQDSIKFDLAALRFSEDKNTRLSGGLVVNQVPVQSNTNYNSTKFDKDFINKADYFAISNLKEGQISDPYESIDEAGQSIVKIMKIEKFIPSHVANLKDDFKLLQDIALQEKQRRYFDQWLTEKIQSMYIKIDPSFGNCVFERKGWFKK